The following are encoded in a window of Halosimplex halophilum genomic DNA:
- the pheS gene encoding phenylalanine--tRNA ligase subunit alpha, with protein MKLPEMQVAVLESASADDPTPVEQIAEEVDEPPQAVTRAAFELQEEGLVSVAERTETEYALSEEGETYAYDGLPEHSLWVGGLSNDAVDEPIELGQAIGHAGLEDEQVEIALSNFARKGMGTIDSGTIQVDPDFDLEGDAERAILEVLRGEEGEFDPDEADEDALASLQRRGLVDTAESTVREVTLTDEGVTAMMEGVEVAETVGQVTPELLTSGEWQDVEFADYNVEADAETVHGGKSHPLREMSERVKDVLVGMGFEEMQGPHVDADFYINDCLFMPQDHPARNHWDRFALEEPAAIDRENLPPDLVDRVESAHRDGVGPDGEGYHSPWDEDFARALALRGHTTNLSVRHLAGLAEGELEPPQRYFSIEKAYRNDTLDSTHLLEFFQIEGWVMAEDLSVRDLMGTFTEFYEQFGITDIEFKPHYNPYTEPSFELFGRHPETDELIEIGNSGIFRPEMLEPLGVEADVMAWGLALERLFMLATGAEDIRDVHGTLVDLDFLRTEEVVY; from the coding sequence ATGAAACTCCCGGAAATGCAGGTCGCCGTGCTCGAGTCCGCGAGCGCGGACGACCCGACGCCAGTCGAACAGATCGCCGAGGAGGTCGACGAACCCCCACAGGCGGTGACCCGCGCCGCCTTCGAACTCCAGGAGGAGGGTCTCGTCTCGGTGGCCGAACGCACCGAGACCGAGTACGCCCTCTCCGAGGAGGGCGAGACCTACGCCTACGACGGCCTGCCCGAACACAGCCTGTGGGTCGGCGGCCTCTCCAACGACGCCGTCGACGAGCCGATCGAACTCGGCCAGGCCATCGGCCACGCCGGCCTGGAGGACGAACAGGTCGAGATCGCGCTCTCGAACTTCGCCCGCAAGGGCATGGGGACCATCGACAGCGGGACCATCCAGGTCGACCCCGACTTCGACCTCGAGGGCGACGCCGAGCGCGCGATCCTCGAAGTCCTCCGCGGGGAGGAGGGCGAGTTCGACCCCGACGAGGCCGACGAGGACGCCCTCGCGTCGCTCCAGCGGCGCGGCCTGGTCGACACCGCCGAGTCCACCGTCCGCGAGGTCACCCTCACCGACGAAGGCGTCACCGCGATGATGGAGGGCGTCGAGGTCGCCGAGACCGTCGGCCAGGTCACGCCCGAACTGCTCACCTCCGGCGAGTGGCAGGACGTGGAGTTCGCCGACTACAACGTCGAGGCCGACGCCGAGACGGTCCACGGCGGCAAGTCCCACCCGCTGCGGGAGATGTCCGAGCGGGTCAAGGACGTGCTCGTCGGGATGGGCTTCGAGGAGATGCAGGGTCCCCACGTCGACGCCGACTTCTACATCAACGACTGCCTGTTCATGCCCCAGGACCACCCGGCGCGCAACCACTGGGACCGGTTCGCCCTCGAAGAGCCGGCGGCGATCGACCGCGAGAACCTCCCGCCGGATCTCGTCGACCGGGTCGAGTCGGCCCACCGCGACGGCGTCGGCCCCGACGGCGAGGGCTATCACTCCCCCTGGGACGAGGACTTCGCCCGCGCGCTCGCGCTGCGCGGCCACACCACGAACCTCTCGGTTCGCCACCTCGCCGGCCTCGCCGAGGGCGAGCTGGAACCGCCCCAGCGGTACTTCTCCATCGAGAAGGCCTACCGCAACGACACGCTCGACTCGACGCACCTGCTGGAGTTCTTCCAGATCGAGGGCTGGGTGATGGCCGAGGACCTGTCCGTGCGCGATCTCATGGGCACGTTCACCGAGTTCTACGAGCAGTTCGGCATCACCGACATCGAGTTCAAGCCCCACTACAACCCCTACACGGAGCCGAGCTTCGAGCTGTTCGGCCGCCATCCCGAGACGGACGAGCTCATCGAGATCGGTAACTCGGGCATCTTCCGCCCGGAGATGCTCGAACCCCTGGGTGTGGAAGCCGACGTGATGGCCTGGGGGCTGGCCCTGGAGCGACTCTTCATGCTCGCGACCGGCGCCGAGGACATCCGCGACGTGCACGGCACGCTCGTCGACCTCGATTTCCTCCGCACCGAGGAGGTGGTGTACTGA
- the hjc gene encoding Holliday junction resolvase Hjc, with translation MANSNEKGDRRERELVNELDAAGFAVMRAPASGSATERELPDVLAGDGEDFYAVEAKSSAGDPIYLDGEEIEALLFFARNFGAKPRIGVRFDREDWYFFHPGDEAVHVTDGGNYRVKKETALAHGVDFDELVGHSEKVTLDEVADDGPDQGTLDVLSAFERGDLSKEEAAEML, from the coding sequence ATGGCGAACTCGAACGAGAAGGGCGACCGCCGCGAGCGCGAACTCGTCAACGAACTCGACGCGGCGGGCTTCGCGGTGATGCGCGCGCCCGCCAGCGGGAGCGCCACCGAGCGGGAGCTCCCCGACGTGCTGGCCGGCGACGGCGAGGACTTCTACGCCGTCGAGGCCAAGTCCTCCGCCGGCGACCCCATCTACCTCGACGGCGAGGAGATCGAGGCGCTCCTCTTCTTCGCGCGCAACTTCGGCGCCAAACCGCGCATCGGCGTCCGCTTCGACCGCGAGGACTGGTACTTCTTCCACCCCGGCGACGAGGCCGTCCACGTCACCGACGGCGGCAACTACCGCGTCAAGAAGGAGACCGCCCTCGCCCACGGGGTCGACTTCGACGAACTCGTCGGCCACTCCGAGAAGGTCACCCTCGACGAGGTCGCCGACGACGGCCCCGACCAGGGGACGCTGGACGTGCTCTCGGCGTTCGAGCGCGGTGACCTCTCGAAGGAGGAAGCCGCCGAGATGCTGTAG
- a CDS encoding bifunctional metallophosphatase/5'-nucleotidase produces MAPRLLHYSDLENAFDRPERVGRLAGTIESVRGPGTLVVGTGDQLAPGALAIEERGRQTLPFYDRVAPDAETFGNHDFDHSPADTREVVAESGVDWLGANVRVDGEPFAGVDAAKAVERGGARVALVGVSGPDLAVPRSVRVTDPVAAVREAVDGLDAAPDRVVVLAHAGDAVARDLCRETRADAVLAGHVHSETRERVAGTLLVRPGANGRVLWEVELPGDRAEPATATHHEAPSGPLDEGTAAAVRERLADHGLDEVVARLDRPVPRERARCLRGECALANLATDALRWVADADAAHVDTRGLRDGPPVGPDVTVADLRGIAPFQAGVFVATVSGAQLRSLVAESVRRDGVDGRDGEVWTGQFAGVEIRRDRAAGETEVSFDGSPLTDDRELRLAVNGYVVYADEFATVGPADARELHGLQYRAFEAYAREADDLSVGTDGRIEYADG; encoded by the coding sequence ATGGCCCCGCGACTCCTCCACTACTCGGATCTGGAGAACGCCTTCGACCGGCCCGAGCGGGTGGGACGACTCGCGGGAACCATCGAGTCGGTCAGAGGGCCCGGGACGCTGGTCGTCGGGACGGGCGACCAGCTCGCGCCGGGCGCGCTGGCCATCGAGGAGCGCGGCCGGCAGACGCTCCCGTTCTACGACCGCGTCGCCCCCGACGCCGAGACGTTCGGCAACCACGACTTCGACCACTCCCCGGCCGATACCCGGGAAGTAGTCGCCGAATCGGGCGTCGACTGGCTCGGCGCGAACGTCCGCGTCGACGGCGAACCGTTCGCCGGCGTCGACGCCGCGAAGGCCGTCGAGCGCGGCGGGGCCCGGGTCGCGCTCGTCGGGGTGAGCGGGCCGGACCTCGCCGTCCCCCGGTCCGTCCGGGTGACCGACCCGGTGGCCGCCGTCCGCGAGGCGGTCGACGGGCTGGACGCCGCCCCGGACCGGGTGGTCGTCCTCGCCCACGCCGGCGACGCGGTCGCCCGCGACCTCTGCCGGGAGACGCGAGCGGACGCGGTCCTCGCGGGGCACGTCCACAGCGAGACCCGGGAGCGCGTCGCCGGCACGCTGCTGGTCCGCCCGGGCGCGAACGGTCGCGTCCTGTGGGAGGTCGAGCTACCGGGCGACCGCGCCGAGCCGGCGACCGCGACCCACCACGAGGCGCCGTCGGGCCCGCTCGACGAGGGGACGGCCGCGGCCGTCCGCGAGCGGCTGGCCGACCACGGGCTCGACGAGGTGGTCGCCCGGCTCGACCGGCCGGTCCCGCGCGAGCGGGCGCGCTGTCTCCGCGGGGAGTGCGCGCTGGCGAACCTCGCCACCGACGCGCTGCGGTGGGTCGCCGACGCCGACGCCGCCCACGTCGACACCCGCGGGCTCCGGGACGGCCCGCCCGTCGGCCCCGACGTGACCGTCGCCGACCTCCGGGGGATCGCCCCCTTCCAGGCCGGCGTCTTCGTCGCCACCGTGTCCGGCGCACAGCTGCGCTCGCTCGTCGCCGAGTCCGTCCGCCGCGACGGGGTCGACGGCCGCGACGGCGAGGTCTGGACCGGGCAGTTCGCCGGCGTCGAGATCCGCCGGGACCGCGCTGCAGGGGAAACCGAGGTGTCCTTCGACGGGTCGCCCCTGACCGACGACCGGGAGCTGCGACTCGCGGTCAACGGCTACGTCGTCTACGCCGACGAGTTCGCGACGGTCGGCCCCGCCGACGCCCGGGAGCTGCACGGGCTGCAGTACCGGGCGTTCGAGGCGTACGCCCGCGAGGCGGACGACCTCTCGGTCGGGACCGACGGGCGCATCGAGTACGCCGACGGGTGA
- a CDS encoding DUF7519 family protein — translation MSASETGPGAGTGPGPAGATDDVEPADREAEPEPSDGRAGGSGARPETARPGRAGASVDRSPARTSAGVAVALAAVAALWLPSIGGRALGLVGTALVGFGAVRGGRQAVTAGAVALVAGVAAAGLAGAAVVPLVGATLCTLLAWDAGRYGITVGEQLGRGASTTRLELAHVTATAAVGTAAAVLGSVTYLAVDATTDGVAVVVLLVGVGLLVSALR, via the coding sequence GTGAGCGCGTCGGAGACGGGCCCGGGAGCGGGGACGGGTCCCGGGCCGGCCGGGGCGACCGACGATGTCGAGCCGGCCGACCGCGAAGCCGAACCGGAACCGAGCGACGGGCGAGCCGGCGGGTCCGGGGCGAGACCGGAGACGGCGCGGCCGGGGCGGGCGGGCGCGTCGGTCGACCGCTCGCCCGCGCGGACGAGCGCCGGCGTCGCGGTCGCGCTCGCGGCGGTCGCCGCCCTGTGGCTCCCGTCGATCGGCGGCCGCGCGCTCGGACTCGTCGGGACGGCGCTGGTCGGGTTCGGTGCCGTCCGGGGCGGTCGACAGGCGGTCACCGCCGGGGCGGTCGCGCTGGTCGCCGGCGTCGCCGCGGCGGGGCTGGCCGGTGCGGCGGTCGTCCCGCTGGTCGGCGCGACGCTGTGTACCCTGCTGGCGTGGGACGCCGGCCGCTACGGGATCACCGTCGGCGAGCAGCTCGGCCGCGGGGCGTCGACGACCCGCCTCGAACTCGCCCACGTGACCGCGACCGCGGCCGTCGGGACCGCGGCGGCGGTGCTGGGTTCCGTGACCTACCTCGCGGTCGACGCCACGACGGACGGCGTCGCCGTCGTCGTCCTCCTCGTCGGCGTCGGGCTCCTCGTCTCGGCGCTCCGGTGA
- a CDS encoding tryptophan--tRNA ligase: MTSDSPDSDAPTGDAGSEGDAVRTDGGVDAGGADDTTLDPWGSATVSDYRKLFAEFGIEEFDEVLPEVPDPHYLMRRGVIFGHRDYRPVARAMREGEDFAALSGFMPTGDPHIGHKLVFDEIIWHQQQGGDAYGLIADLEAHSARGLTWSEIDTHARDYVLSLLALGFDPEEGELYRQSTNREVQDLAFELGVEANFSELQAIYDFDGETDVSHMQSVVTQMADILYPQADGPRPTVIPVGPDQDPHMRLARDLAARMRYFRVTEAFAGFEVDDEGERALLSELYADITGDRDDDEDTLRCEDAAEALRADRTDYEGAGYDGATVEAVLTKLENAGMEPIRRRTRFLGRNATDEAFDALIEAVEGEKRVYDEHVDAFDLSREAAEDLAREVELDHGGYGFVAPSSIYHRFMTGLTGGKMSSSVPASHISLLDDPEDGYDKVKAATTGGRETAEKQRELGGEADECPVYELYAYLLAGDDDEFATEVYEECVGGERLCGGCKEQAAELMAEFLEDHQEQREEWADRLDELDIDLDVAADRRG; the protein is encoded by the coding sequence ATGACATCCGATTCGCCCGATTCCGACGCGCCGACGGGGGACGCCGGTAGCGAGGGAGACGCGGTCCGCACCGACGGCGGGGTCGACGCCGGAGGCGCGGACGACACGACGCTGGACCCCTGGGGCTCGGCGACGGTCTCGGACTACCGCAAGCTGTTCGCCGAGTTCGGCATCGAGGAGTTCGACGAGGTCCTGCCCGAGGTGCCCGACCCCCACTACCTGATGCGCAGGGGGGTCATCTTCGGCCACCGCGACTACCGCCCGGTCGCCCGCGCCATGCGCGAGGGCGAGGACTTCGCCGCGCTCTCGGGGTTCATGCCGACCGGCGACCCGCACATCGGCCACAAGCTCGTCTTCGACGAGATCATCTGGCACCAGCAACAGGGCGGCGACGCCTACGGCCTCATCGCCGACCTGGAGGCCCACAGCGCCCGCGGGCTGACCTGGTCGGAGATCGACACCCACGCCCGCGACTACGTCCTCTCGCTGCTCGCCCTGGGGTTCGACCCCGAGGAGGGCGAGCTGTATCGCCAGTCGACCAACCGCGAGGTGCAGGACCTCGCCTTCGAACTCGGCGTCGAGGCGAACTTCTCGGAGCTGCAGGCGATCTACGACTTCGACGGCGAGACCGACGTGTCGCACATGCAGAGCGTCGTCACGCAGATGGCCGACATCCTCTACCCGCAGGCCGACGGGCCCCGGCCCACCGTGATCCCGGTCGGTCCCGACCAGGACCCGCACATGCGGCTAGCCCGCGACCTGGCCGCGCGGATGCGCTACTTCCGCGTCACCGAGGCCTTCGCCGGCTTCGAGGTCGACGACGAGGGCGAGCGCGCCCTGCTCTCCGAACTGTACGCGGACATCACCGGCGACCGAGATGACGACGAGGACACCCTCCGCTGTGAGGACGCCGCCGAGGCGCTCCGGGCGGACCGGACGGACTACGAGGGCGCGGGCTACGACGGCGCGACCGTCGAGGCCGTGCTGACGAAACTGGAGAACGCCGGGATGGAGCCGATCCGCCGGCGGACTCGCTTCCTCGGGCGCAACGCCACCGACGAGGCTTTCGACGCGCTCATCGAGGCCGTCGAGGGCGAGAAGCGCGTCTACGACGAGCACGTCGACGCGTTCGACCTCTCCCGGGAGGCGGCCGAGGACCTGGCCCGCGAGGTCGAACTCGACCACGGCGGCTACGGCTTCGTGGCGCCGTCTTCGATCTACCACCGGTTCATGACCGGGCTCACGGGCGGGAAGATGTCCTCGTCGGTGCCCGCCTCCCACATCTCCCTGCTCGACGACCCGGAGGACGGCTACGACAAGGTGAAAGCGGCGACCACGGGCGGCCGCGAGACCGCCGAGAAGCAGCGCGAACTCGGCGGCGAGGCCGACGAGTGCCCGGTCTACGAGCTGTACGCCTACCTGCTCGCGGGCGACGACGACGAGTTCGCCACCGAGGTCTACGAGGAGTGCGTCGGCGGCGAGCGCCTCTGTGGCGGGTGCAAGGAACAGGCCGCGGAACTGATGGCCGAGTTCCTCGAGGACCACCAGGAGCAACGCGAGGAGTGGGCCGACAGGCTCGACGAACTCGACATCGACCTCGACGTGGCGGCCGACCGGCGGGGGTGA
- a CDS encoding cellulase family glycosylhydrolase codes for MRRRRFLSGAAGGSLAGLAGCSGLLGSGRGPDVAGPPRLSVEGRWLTDPSGGRVVLRGVNVPGPVWGSERAEARGKGYRETLELATDAGAGWHSRVLRVPATPETLANVGVERFAREYLDEVVALAAERGVYLLVDYHATERYDTDGVDERLRSFWGTVAPRYADESHVLYELFNEPTEPAAGGVEAWRTWKEHAEPWVGFVRERAPETPVVVGSPRWSSLTAHAAAEPFGDDNVVYSAHVYPSWEPETWEATFGDPALSVPVFVTEWGYIDDANVDSHFTATTGSWGRPFREWLGAHDNVSWCARAFDSKWVPPMFDTEWDLRGGDRYMGRLVKRWLAAERDSHWPPGGPGEGASTATATPTGGPPGPPESLGLSSVGETTATLVWLPPPDGGAVVQYRVAVGDDDPRIVRGSRRSHELTGLDPGESYTVEVTAVDAAGRESATATTEFTTFEPADAAATVPRTFDAPAVDGSVEDAWDDAESHRIATQVWGEGVMDATGEWRALWDERALYVLVSVADAEVLKYDAVELYLDLDHSEGEEYDGEDDLQVVVLAGSNRPVAGLHSATVDPVDARTAETADGWRVEVAVPWEPYGAEPFTGQRIGMDVHIVEDAEGGDRRDGKVVWYDESDDAWRTPAAMATVELGE; via the coding sequence ATGCGACGACGACGGTTCCTGTCGGGCGCCGCTGGCGGGTCGCTCGCGGGACTGGCCGGCTGTAGCGGGCTCCTCGGGTCCGGTCGGGGGCCGGACGTAGCGGGGCCGCCGCGGCTGTCGGTCGAGGGGCGGTGGCTCACCGACCCGTCGGGGGGGCGGGTCGTCCTGCGGGGCGTGAACGTCCCCGGGCCGGTGTGGGGCAGCGAGCGGGCCGAGGCGCGGGGGAAGGGCTACCGGGAGACGCTGGAGCTGGCGACCGACGCCGGGGCGGGCTGGCATAGCCGCGTCCTCCGGGTGCCCGCGACGCCGGAGACGCTCGCCAACGTGGGCGTCGAGCGGTTCGCGCGGGAGTACCTCGACGAGGTGGTCGCGCTGGCCGCCGAGCGGGGCGTCTACCTGCTGGTCGACTACCACGCGACCGAGCGCTACGACACGGACGGGGTCGACGAGCGGCTGCGGTCGTTCTGGGGGACGGTCGCGCCGCGGTACGCCGACGAGAGCCACGTGCTCTACGAGCTGTTCAACGAGCCGACCGAGCCGGCCGCGGGCGGGGTCGAGGCCTGGCGGACCTGGAAGGAGCACGCCGAGCCGTGGGTCGGGTTCGTCCGCGAGCGGGCGCCGGAGACGCCCGTCGTCGTCGGCTCCCCGCGGTGGTCGTCGCTGACGGCCCACGCCGCGGCGGAGCCCTTCGGCGACGACAACGTCGTCTACTCCGCCCACGTCTACCCCTCCTGGGAGCCGGAGACCTGGGAGGCGACGTTCGGCGACCCGGCGCTGTCGGTCCCGGTGTTCGTCACCGAGTGGGGGTACATCGACGACGCGAACGTCGACTCGCACTTCACGGCCACGACGGGGTCGTGGGGCCGGCCCTTCCGGGAGTGGCTCGGCGCGCACGACAACGTCAGCTGGTGCGCCCGCGCGTTCGACTCGAAGTGGGTCCCGCCGATGTTCGACACCGAGTGGGACCTCCGGGGCGGCGACCGGTACATGGGCCGGCTCGTCAAGCGGTGGCTCGCCGCCGAGCGGGACAGCCACTGGCCCCCCGGAGGTCCGGGCGAGGGTGCCTCGACCGCGACGGCGACGCCGACCGGCGGTCCGCCGGGCCCGCCGGAGAGCCTCGGGCTGTCGTCGGTCGGGGAGACCACCGCGACGCTCGTGTGGCTCCCGCCGCCCGACGGCGGCGCAGTGGTCCAGTACCGCGTCGCCGTCGGGGACGACGACCCGCGGATCGTCCGCGGGTCGCGCCGGTCGCACGAGCTGACCGGGCTCGACCCCGGCGAGTCGTACACCGTGGAGGTCACCGCGGTCGACGCGGCGGGCCGCGAGTCGGCGACCGCGACCACCGAGTTCACGACGTTCGAGCCGGCCGACGCGGCGGCGACGGTCCCGCGCACGTTCGACGCGCCGGCCGTCGACGGGTCCGTCGAGGACGCCTGGGACGACGCCGAGTCCCACCGGATCGCGACGCAGGTCTGGGGCGAGGGGGTGATGGACGCGACCGGCGAGTGGCGGGCGCTGTGGGACGAACGGGCGCTGTACGTGCTCGTCTCGGTGGCCGACGCGGAGGTGCTGAAGTACGACGCGGTCGAGCTGTACCTCGACCTGGACCACAGCGAAGGCGAGGAGTACGACGGGGAGGACGACCTGCAGGTGGTCGTCCTGGCGGGGTCGAACCGCCCGGTCGCGGGCCTGCACTCGGCCACAGTGGACCCGGTCGACGCGCGCACGGCCGAGACGGCCGACGGCTGGCGCGTCGAGGTCGCGGTCCCCTGGGAACCCTACGGCGCCGAGCCGTTCACCGGCCAGCGAATCGGGATGGACGTCCACATCGTCGAGGACGCGGAGGGCGGCGACAGGCGCGACGGCAAGGTGGTCTGGTACGACGAGTCCGACGACGCCTGGCGGACGCCCGCGGCGATGGCGACCGTCGAACTCGGCGAGTGA
- a CDS encoding class I SAM-dependent methyltransferase, translated as MTDATHDDTIDWHRFWTDADDGDRADAAPSAHHATDAVVDFLAETGRPGAFADVGCGPGHVAFAVAEAYPEADVVGYDAAEPVLAENRERARDRDADVAFERAVLPDFAPGRQFDVVFSYFTLCYVREVEDALRAMYDAVADGGYLVFNYQNRLARAHWRRMADEPDEYLGEDSQFDADRFEDRFRLLLDGENLLSYDRIHEALGTWPRSVWSVVDRPDTRWAWRHHPLVFVPK; from the coding sequence ATGACTGACGCCACCCACGACGACACCATCGACTGGCACCGCTTCTGGACCGACGCCGACGACGGCGACCGCGCCGACGCCGCGCCGAGCGCCCACCACGCGACCGACGCGGTCGTCGACTTCCTCGCCGAGACCGGCCGCCCCGGGGCCTTCGCCGACGTGGGCTGTGGCCCCGGCCACGTCGCCTTCGCCGTCGCCGAGGCGTACCCCGAGGCCGACGTGGTCGGCTACGACGCCGCCGAGCCCGTCCTCGCCGAGAACCGCGAGCGCGCCCGCGACCGCGACGCCGACGTTGCCTTCGAGCGCGCCGTGCTGCCCGACTTCGCTCCCGGCCGGCAGTTCGACGTGGTCTTCTCGTACTTCACGCTCTGTTACGTCCGCGAGGTCGAGGACGCGCTCCGGGCGATGTACGACGCCGTCGCGGACGGCGGCTACCTCGTCTTCAACTACCAGAACCGCCTCGCCCGCGCCCACTGGCGGCGGATGGCCGACGAACCCGACGAGTACCTCGGCGAGGACTCGCAGTTCGACGCCGACCGCTTCGAGGACCGCTTTCGGCTCCTGCTCGACGGCGAGAACCTGCTGTCGTACGACCGCATCCACGAGGCGCTGGGGACCTGGCCACGGAGCGTCTGGTCGGTGGTCGACAGGCCCGACACCCGCTGGGCCTGGCGCCACCACCCGCTCGTGTTCGTGCCGAAATAG
- the pheT gene encoding phenylalanine--tRNA ligase subunit beta: MPTVEIDPEELRELTGHEDKSDDELREDLFGLGLEYEGETDDGEFELEFAPDRLDRLSVEGVARSLRYQYGDDRGVYIPNTNDADWTIEVDADVPDQRPYVTGAVVRGLDMDEAALESLIQLQEKLHATMGRQRAKGAIGVHDLITLKGQVGARGGEDTPEEEADPRTEVAPSGGKSVRYTGIGKREDRFVPLEENHEMTPQEVLMAHHTAHEYGDLVDDYDAMPAIYDDVGMFSFPPIINGKRTEVTADSRDLFIEMTGTDQWTIDHMLNIVCYALDARGGRVEEVEVEYADDAAGDYAGSTLVRPNFETKTKTVDHPAIESMLGIDLDGEEVVDLMERAGLDASAEDYDAETDALSYEVEVPPYRVDVLHPVDVIDDVGRAYGFNELDPRYPDVSTVGGRHERSRLERAARESLVGLGFEDLLNFHLISEAANYERPGVERGTDALGGGEPAVIQEPYSEDYEIVRTWALPSILLVLENNTHRSYPQHLSEVGLAIEQDETQPTLVDERHTVAAALARHDASYEDAKASLQALCRAFDVELATPPTDHPTFISGRTADIVIDGENVGVIGEVHPEVLVEYDLEVPVAAFEFDLDALRE, encoded by the coding sequence ATGCCCACCGTCGAGATAGACCCCGAGGAACTCCGCGAGCTGACCGGCCACGAGGACAAGAGCGACGACGAACTCCGCGAGGACCTGTTCGGCCTCGGCCTGGAGTACGAGGGCGAGACCGACGACGGCGAGTTCGAGCTGGAGTTCGCGCCCGACCGGCTCGACCGGCTGTCCGTCGAGGGCGTCGCCCGCTCGCTGCGCTACCAGTACGGCGACGACCGCGGCGTCTACATCCCGAACACGAACGACGCCGACTGGACCATCGAGGTCGACGCCGACGTGCCCGACCAACGGCCGTACGTCACGGGCGCGGTCGTCCGCGGGCTGGATATGGACGAGGCCGCCCTGGAGTCGCTCATCCAGCTGCAGGAGAAGCTCCACGCGACGATGGGCCGCCAGCGCGCCAAGGGCGCCATCGGCGTCCACGACCTCATCACGCTGAAGGGACAGGTCGGCGCCCGCGGCGGCGAGGACACGCCCGAGGAGGAGGCCGACCCGCGGACGGAGGTCGCCCCCTCGGGCGGCAAGTCCGTCCGCTACACCGGCATCGGCAAGCGCGAGGACCGGTTCGTCCCCCTGGAGGAGAACCACGAGATGACTCCCCAGGAGGTGCTGATGGCCCACCACACCGCCCACGAGTACGGCGACCTCGTCGACGACTACGACGCGATGCCGGCCATCTACGACGACGTTGGGATGTTCTCGTTCCCGCCGATCATCAACGGCAAGCGGACCGAGGTCACCGCCGACTCCCGCGATCTCTTCATCGAGATGACCGGCACCGACCAGTGGACGATCGACCACATGCTGAACATCGTCTGCTATGCGCTCGACGCCCGCGGGGGGCGCGTCGAGGAGGTCGAGGTCGAGTACGCCGACGACGCGGCCGGCGACTACGCCGGGTCGACGCTCGTCCGGCCGAACTTCGAGACGAAGACCAAGACCGTCGACCACCCGGCCATCGAGTCGATGCTCGGGATCGACCTCGACGGCGAGGAGGTCGTCGACCTGATGGAGCGGGCCGGCCTCGACGCCTCGGCCGAGGACTACGACGCCGAGACGGACGCCCTCTCGTACGAGGTCGAGGTCCCGCCCTACCGCGTGGACGTGCTCCACCCCGTCGACGTGATCGACGACGTGGGCCGGGCGTACGGCTTCAACGAGCTCGACCCGCGCTACCCCGACGTGTCCACCGTCGGCGGCCGCCACGAGCGCTCCCGGCTGGAGCGGGCCGCCCGCGAGTCGCTCGTCGGGCTGGGCTTCGAGGACCTGCTGAACTTCCACCTCATCAGCGAGGCGGCGAACTACGAGCGGCCCGGCGTCGAGCGCGGAACTGATGCCCTCGGCGGCGGCGAGCCGGCCGTCATCCAGGAGCCCTACAGCGAGGACTACGAGATCGTCCGCACCTGGGCGCTGCCGTCGATCCTGCTCGTCCTGGAGAACAACACCCACCGCTCGTACCCCCAGCACCTCTCGGAGGTCGGGCTCGCGATCGAGCAGGACGAGACCCAGCCGACGCTGGTCGACGAACGCCACACCGTCGCGGCCGCGCTCGCCCGCCACGACGCCTCCTACGAGGACGCCAAGGCCTCGCTGCAGGCGCTGTGTCGGGCCTTCGACGTCGAACTGGCCACCCCGCCGACCGACCACCCGACCTTTATTTCGGGACGGACCGCCGATATCGTCATCGACGGCGAGAACGTCGGGGTCATCGGCGAGGTCCACCCCGAGGTACTGGTGGAGTACGATCTGGAGGTGCCGGTCGCCGCCTTCGAGTTCGATCTGGACGCGCTGCGGGAGTGA
- a CDS encoding MazG nucleotide pyrophosphohydrolase domain-containing protein has product MDAQDRVAAFVDEHDMDADPAYRVLDLAAEVGEIAADAAKSGEYGAAPEELTVSEDELGDAVFALLATADALDIDAEAALETSLAKYERRLEESGSAGSGE; this is encoded by the coding sequence ATGGACGCACAGGACCGCGTGGCCGCGTTCGTCGACGAGCACGACATGGACGCCGACCCGGCCTACCGGGTGCTGGACCTGGCCGCCGAGGTGGGCGAGATCGCCGCCGACGCCGCCAAGTCGGGCGAGTACGGCGCCGCGCCCGAGGAGTTGACCGTCAGCGAGGACGAACTCGGCGACGCCGTCTTCGCGCTGCTGGCGACCGCCGACGCGCTCGACATCGACGCCGAGGCGGCCCTGGAGACCTCGCTGGCGAAGTACGAGCGCCGGCTGGAGGAGTCGGGGTCGGCCGGCTCCGGGGAGTGA